From the genome of Rhodohalobacter sp. SW132, one region includes:
- a CDS encoding RND family transporter, which translates to MLKITQYFKPLVKLNIRHPYWVIMIALLVALVSGFYASKLTVDTDLANLLPPTNPNVLALEKLQETSGGETEMEVAVRSPSFEANVAFAERLAEEAMQLHYERRNAPFFTGAQFRRDTEFLEDNALYLATENELDEIIEYLREEIEAAKEEANPFLVDFDDFDDEEEEDEQNIDRFKDSYDQLVPSEYPVNADSTLAILTMYPSGSRSDITYLEDMFAEFDQLIERLDPASFHPEMEVQFGGRLKRHLAELDSIMSDVINSFAAGFSSVILLVLLYFTIKKYINYKRTDSRLQKHSLFQHIIRAPIPVLVIGIPLLVSLMWTFGITYFNLGVLNTMTSVLFVILFGLGIDYGIHYYARYIEFRADGLNVENSILQAYERTGTAIIVSALTTALALFVLMFADFRGFSEFGFIAGVGILLALFCMLFVLPSLLVLFERWNWILLPPRSEKVVMKPLFRRFPYARSIVAFGILTAVIVTVFSPNLEFEYEFGNLEPEFPEYREFREFTRGVDESDRRNPAFIVADTDEDVFEIVDILRERKRTNPDTMILDVEALQERFPPFEDMQERKLQKISTIRQLLQDPFIVNQQDENLDILRQSSQTTEPLTEEQIPDFLKNRFITRDGEIGRFVIVYPNEGLSDGLKSIAFKDELSDITLESGKTYHAGSTSIVAATMLDLMRTESPYMVIATFIIVFICISLSFMSLRWTLIALIPLVIGLLWLFGIQLIFGLKFNFYNLVVLPAILGIGCDNGVHLAHRYRDEGSKSMWNVLSSTGQHITIGSFTTMLGFAGLLFTVHPGLQSIGIMAVIGIGMTLLSALTFLPAMVQFLEDKNLINHRSED; encoded by the coding sequence ATGTTAAAAATTACCCAGTATTTTAAACCACTCGTTAAGCTGAATATCAGGCACCCGTATTGGGTGATTATGATTGCGCTCCTTGTTGCGTTAGTTTCTGGTTTTTACGCATCAAAGCTTACGGTGGATACAGATCTTGCAAATCTTCTCCCGCCTACAAATCCGAATGTTTTGGCGCTGGAGAAGTTACAAGAGACTTCCGGAGGAGAAACCGAAATGGAGGTGGCGGTTCGATCTCCGAGTTTTGAAGCTAACGTTGCGTTTGCCGAGCGTCTTGCCGAAGAAGCAATGCAGCTTCACTATGAACGGCGCAACGCACCATTCTTTACCGGCGCCCAGTTTCGCAGAGACACCGAATTTCTTGAAGATAACGCCCTCTACCTGGCTACAGAGAACGAACTGGATGAGATTATAGAGTATCTACGTGAAGAGATTGAGGCTGCCAAAGAGGAAGCCAATCCGTTTCTGGTTGATTTCGACGATTTTGATGATGAAGAGGAAGAAGATGAGCAGAATATCGATCGTTTTAAGGATAGCTACGATCAGCTTGTTCCATCAGAATACCCGGTAAATGCCGACAGTACGTTGGCTATTCTTACAATGTATCCAAGCGGCTCGCGAAGTGATATCACCTACCTTGAAGATATGTTTGCCGAATTCGATCAACTGATTGAACGGCTTGACCCCGCTTCATTTCATCCGGAAATGGAAGTGCAGTTTGGTGGCCGCCTGAAACGCCACCTTGCAGAACTCGACTCGATTATGAGTGATGTGATTAACAGTTTTGCGGCAGGTTTTTCAAGCGTTATCCTGCTGGTGCTGCTCTACTTTACCATCAAAAAATATATCAATTACAAGCGCACAGATTCCCGCCTGCAAAAACACTCCCTGTTTCAGCATATTATTCGCGCCCCGATTCCTGTACTTGTGATCGGTATACCACTGCTGGTCAGTTTGATGTGGACATTTGGAATCACCTATTTTAACCTCGGGGTTCTCAACACAATGACCTCCGTTCTTTTTGTGATTCTCTTTGGGCTGGGAATCGATTACGGCATTCACTACTATGCCCGGTATATCGAATTCAGGGCCGACGGATTGAATGTGGAAAACAGCATCCTGCAGGCGTATGAGCGAACGGGTACGGCCATTATTGTAAGTGCACTTACAACAGCACTTGCATTATTTGTATTGATGTTCGCCGATTTCAGAGGATTCTCTGAATTTGGTTTTATTGCTGGTGTGGGAATCCTTTTGGCACTTTTTTGCATGTTGTTTGTTCTGCCGTCACTGCTCGTGCTATTTGAGCGATGGAACTGGATTCTTCTCCCGCCCAGATCTGAAAAAGTAGTGATGAAACCGCTCTTCAGGCGATTTCCTTACGCACGGAGTATTGTTGCCTTCGGTATATTAACAGCCGTTATTGTAACCGTCTTTTCACCGAACCTTGAGTTTGAATATGAGTTCGGTAACCTGGAACCGGAGTTTCCTGAATACCGGGAATTCAGAGAGTTTACGCGTGGAGTAGACGAAAGTGATCGCCGGAATCCTGCATTTATTGTGGCCGATACCGATGAAGACGTGTTTGAAATTGTAGATATTCTGCGGGAAAGAAAACGGACCAACCCCGATACCATGATCCTGGATGTTGAAGCCCTGCAGGAACGTTTTCCGCCGTTTGAGGATATGCAGGAGAGGAAACTCCAAAAAATTTCAACCATTCGTCAGCTTTTGCAGGATCCGTTCATCGTAAACCAGCAGGACGAGAACCTGGATATACTCCGGCAGTCTTCGCAAACTACAGAACCGCTGACCGAAGAGCAGATTCCTGACTTTTTGAAGAACCGTTTTATCACCAGGGATGGAGAGATAGGCCGTTTTGTGATTGTATATCCGAATGAGGGACTCTCAGATGGATTGAAGTCAATCGCTTTCAAAGATGAGCTCTCAGATATAACATTGGAAAGCGGTAAAACCTATCATGCAGGAAGCACCTCGATAGTAGCAGCCACAATGCTCGACCTGATGAGAACCGAGAGCCCTTACATGGTGATTGCTACATTCATTATCGTGTTTATATGTATATCACTCTCGTTTATGTCGCTTCGATGGACACTGATTGCCCTGATCCCGCTGGTAATTGGTTTACTCTGGCTGTTTGGCATACAACTGATTTTTGGGTTAAAATTCAATTTTTACAATCTGGTAGTACTTCCGGCTATTTTAGGTATTGGTTGCGATAACGGCGTTCACCTTGCTCATCGGTACCGCGATGAGGGATCAAAAAGTATGTGGAATGTTCTTTCAAGCACGGGACAGCATATCACTATAGGATCTTTTACGACTATGCTTGGATTTGCCGGACTTCTCTTTACGGTACATCCGGGGCTGCAGTCGATAGGAATTATGGCTGTGATCGGGATTGGAATGACGCTGCTTTCGGCATTAACATTTCTGCCTGCGATGGTTCAGTTTCTGGAGGATAAAAACCTGATCAATCACCGGTCCGAAGATTAA
- a CDS encoding DUF3047 domain-containing protein, translating to MFLEEISKVFITALLSFGITGVVVAQDFDGDAINNIRFGDNGVVYLEDFQHYEVGTIPDEWYNRDGDAIPATYSERDRSGYKYSVVKENSNKFLRFEGIEAKHLNFPLIDKEGLDIHETPILKWDWRIFDIPEGGDENSSSRNDVAASVYVVFDTGRLFFRTVPITIRYTWSSKHPVGSEFSKLRGNQRIVVVGTGLENRGEWQTFERNLVEDYKHFFGEKPPRRPIALLILSASDDTRSFTKADYDNFELHPIRN from the coding sequence ATGTTTTTAGAAGAAATAAGTAAAGTATTCATCACAGCACTTCTTTCGTTTGGTATAACCGGTGTGGTGGTTGCTCAGGATTTTGACGGAGATGCGATTAATAACATTCGTTTTGGTGATAACGGAGTTGTGTATCTCGAGGACTTTCAGCACTACGAAGTTGGCACTATTCCAGACGAATGGTATAACCGTGACGGAGATGCCATACCGGCGACTTACAGTGAGCGCGACAGAAGCGGATATAAGTACAGTGTTGTAAAGGAAAACAGTAATAAATTTTTGAGGTTTGAAGGTATAGAAGCCAAACATCTCAATTTCCCATTGATTGATAAAGAAGGGCTTGATATACATGAGACTCCGATTCTGAAGTGGGATTGGCGTATTTTTGATATTCCTGAAGGCGGTGATGAGAACAGCAGCAGCCGGAATGATGTGGCCGCAAGTGTATACGTGGTGTTCGATACCGGCCGCTTGTTTTTCAGGACCGTACCAATCACAATTCGATATACCTGGAGTTCCAAACACCCCGTTGGGTCAGAATTCTCAAAATTGAGGGGCAACCAGCGTATTGTGGTGGTAGGTACAGGACTGGAGAACAGGGGCGAGTGGCAGACTTTTGAGCGGAATCTGGTGGAAGATTACAAACACTTTTTTGGTGAGAAACCTCCGCGGCGGCCAATTGCTCTTCTGATCTTAAGCGCATCTGATGATACCCGATCCTTTACAAAAGCGGATTATGACAATTTTGAATTACATCCTATCCGAAATTGA
- the rlmN gene encoding 23S rRNA (adenine(2503)-C(2))-methyltransferase RlmN — MEKELNVAKKTDLKSLTTAELKEFTDDLGLMGYRADQLTQWLYQKGASSFDEMTNLSKDLRSKLNEIAEVRRIRIHSKQQSKDGTIKFLFALDGPEEYKVEAVLIPDFYPDGAANRLTVCVSSQVGCMFGCSFCATGKMGFFRNLTHGEIVDQAQIINEVAEEKYGKKITNIVYMGMGEPLHNFKAVTESARMISSPLGIDLSPKRITVSTVGLTKQIKQLADLDLGVNLAISLHAADDEKRNEIMPINSSLNLEKLEEAVRYFFDRTGLSLTYEYLLFDHFNDDYADAKKLASIARWVPAKVNIIMYNNVAGVELKRVREERLNRFMKELVKQRVTATVRRSRGDDIDAGCGQLAIREGQKKGKSLAKEN, encoded by the coding sequence ATGGAAAAAGAACTGAACGTAGCAAAAAAAACTGATCTCAAGTCACTCACAACAGCGGAATTGAAGGAGTTTACCGATGATCTCGGTTTGATGGGCTATCGTGCCGATCAGCTCACACAGTGGCTTTATCAAAAAGGAGCTTCTTCATTTGATGAAATGACGAATCTCTCCAAAGATCTCCGCTCAAAACTGAACGAAATAGCTGAAGTTCGCCGAATCCGCATTCACAGTAAGCAACAGTCGAAAGATGGCACCATCAAGTTCTTGTTTGCGCTCGACGGACCGGAAGAATACAAAGTTGAGGCTGTACTCATTCCTGATTTTTATCCGGACGGTGCCGCAAACCGGCTGACAGTCTGTGTATCCTCACAGGTGGGCTGCATGTTTGGCTGCTCGTTTTGTGCTACGGGTAAAATGGGATTTTTCCGAAATCTCACACACGGCGAAATTGTTGACCAGGCGCAGATTATCAATGAAGTAGCTGAGGAGAAGTATGGAAAGAAAATTACCAATATTGTCTATATGGGAATGGGCGAACCACTCCATAATTTCAAAGCAGTTACTGAATCTGCGCGAATGATCTCGAGTCCGTTAGGTATTGATCTCTCCCCAAAACGAATTACCGTATCTACTGTGGGGCTTACCAAACAGATCAAACAGCTTGCAGATCTTGACCTTGGCGTAAATCTTGCAATCTCTCTCCATGCGGCTGATGACGAAAAACGAAACGAAATCATGCCGATCAACAGCAGCCTGAATCTTGAAAAACTGGAAGAAGCAGTACGCTATTTCTTCGACCGAACCGGCCTTTCACTTACGTATGAATATCTGCTTTTTGATCATTTTAACGATGATTATGCAGATGCTAAAAAGCTCGCTTCCATAGCTCGCTGGGTTCCAGCAAAAGTAAACATCATCATGTACAACAATGTGGCCGGTGTTGAGCTGAAGCGCGTACGGGAAGAACGGCTCAACCGGTTTATGAAGGAGCTGGTGAAACAGCGTGTAACGGCAACCGTCCGCCGCAGCCGCGGTGATGATATTGATGCCGGATGTGGTCAGCTTGCCATCCGGGAAGGTCAGAAAAAAGGAAAAAGCCTGGCAAAGGAGAATTGA
- a CDS encoding tagaturonate epimerase family protein, translating to MLGKYSIGTGDRFGQEGEAQLKAVLNANNGDGVTIYPVWNKSHREHQIIGTNHDEVREEADSAIKKLKWDKPYFVDADHITRKIVDPYIQSSNFFTIDVADYIGKPADESDKEEFINNNKSLTGEVSIPGISKSFNVSETFLQNWCDQYLHAIQEAAELYQYIKNNKTNGEAVFEISMDEVETPQTPVELFFILKALADHDVQLHTIAPKFTGDFYKGVDYVGDIDQFVKEFDEDLWVIDYAIKEFNLPDNLKLSVHSGSDKFSLYPKMRELITDHDTGLHLKTSGTTWLEELIGLAESGEEGLNMVYKIYSEAYNRYDELTGPYLPVIDINKSELPTPSEFSKWTGQQIVDAVEHNPDHPKFHSGLRQFFHCSYKIAAEQGESFINLLVENQSRISARVTDNLYQRHIKPLFVG from the coding sequence ATGTTAGGAAAATACTCAATTGGCACCGGTGACAGATTTGGACAAGAAGGCGAAGCACAATTAAAAGCAGTTTTAAATGCGAATAATGGTGATGGTGTTACGATCTATCCCGTGTGGAATAAATCTCATCGAGAGCATCAAATCATAGGCACAAATCATGATGAAGTGAGGGAGGAGGCTGATTCCGCCATAAAGAAATTAAAATGGGATAAACCCTATTTTGTGGATGCCGATCACATCACAAGAAAAATCGTGGATCCCTACATTCAGTCATCAAATTTTTTCACCATTGACGTGGCTGATTACATTGGGAAACCAGCAGATGAATCTGATAAAGAAGAATTTATCAACAACAATAAATCACTAACCGGTGAGGTATCGATTCCCGGCATCTCAAAATCATTCAATGTAAGTGAAACTTTTCTTCAAAATTGGTGTGATCAATATCTTCATGCAATCCAGGAAGCTGCTGAACTGTATCAATACATCAAAAATAATAAAACTAATGGTGAAGCGGTCTTTGAAATTTCAATGGACGAGGTTGAAACTCCCCAAACACCCGTAGAACTGTTTTTTATCCTGAAAGCCCTGGCAGATCATGATGTTCAGCTACACACCATTGCGCCCAAATTTACGGGTGATTTTTATAAAGGCGTGGATTATGTGGGTGATATCGACCAATTCGTTAAGGAATTTGATGAAGATCTGTGGGTCATCGACTATGCCATAAAAGAGTTTAACCTTCCGGATAATCTGAAACTAAGTGTACATTCAGGCAGTGATAAATTCTCATTGTATCCTAAAATGCGGGAATTGATTACAGATCACGATACAGGACTTCATCTGAAAACATCAGGAACTACCTGGCTCGAGGAACTGATTGGCCTGGCAGAATCGGGCGAAGAAGGTCTCAATATGGTGTATAAAATATACAGTGAGGCTTACAACCGGTATGATGAGTTAACCGGTCCCTATCTTCCTGTGATTGATATAAATAAATCAGAGCTGCCAACACCTTCTGAGTTTTCTAAATGGACCGGTCAGCAGATCGTAGATGCTGTTGAGCATAATCCGGATCATCCAAAATTTCATTCCGGGCTGAGGCAGTTTTTTCATTGCTCCTATAAAATTGCGGCTGAGCAGGGTGAATCCTTCATCAATCTGTTGGTGGAAAATCAGTCCCGAATCTCAGCTCGCGTAACTGACAATTTGTACCAGCGTCATATCAAGCCACTGTTTGTAGGATAA
- a CDS encoding rhamnogalacturonan acetylesterase: protein MIGDSTMSEKEVRAYPETGWGTPFAHYFESDVVVENHARNGRSTRTFLEEGRWDPIKENLNEGDYVFIQFGHNDEVQSKPQSTTKEEYQTNLVKYVTETLARNAQPVLLTPIARRHFDQNGDLVDTHELYSELMREVAQSENVPLIDMDRKSQELLKSLGPEKSRFFYNHLEPGQNPNYPNGLEDDTHFNELGARKMAELVIESIRELNLDLKQKIVQ, encoded by the coding sequence ATGATTGGGGATTCAACAATGTCGGAGAAGGAGGTCCGCGCCTATCCCGAAACTGGCTGGGGTACACCCTTTGCACATTATTTCGAATCTGATGTTGTGGTTGAGAATCACGCCAGAAATGGAAGAAGCACGCGTACGTTTTTGGAAGAAGGCCGATGGGATCCCATAAAAGAGAATCTGAATGAAGGGGACTACGTATTTATTCAGTTTGGTCATAATGATGAAGTTCAATCAAAACCACAATCCACTACTAAAGAAGAGTATCAAACGAACCTGGTGAAATACGTCACAGAAACTTTGGCGCGTAATGCGCAACCTGTATTGCTAACCCCGATTGCGCGCCGGCATTTTGATCAAAACGGTGACCTAGTGGATACTCACGAGCTGTACTCCGAACTGATGCGTGAAGTAGCACAATCTGAAAATGTACCGCTGATTGATATGGACAGAAAAAGCCAGGAGCTTTTAAAAAGTCTGGGACCCGAAAAATCCAGGTTTTTTTACAATCATCTTGAACCCGGTCAAAATCCGAATTATCCCAATGGACTCGAAGATGATACACACTTTAATGAACTGGGAGCCAGAAAAATGGCGGAACTTGTAATAGAGAGTATCAGGGAATTAAACCTTGATCTTAAACAAAAAATTGTACAGTAG